From a single Rutidosis leptorrhynchoides isolate AG116_Rl617_1_P2 chromosome 5, CSIRO_AGI_Rlap_v1, whole genome shotgun sequence genomic region:
- the LOC139846478 gene encoding uncharacterized protein has translation MADWGPVLIGVVLFVLLQPGLLFQLPGNGKQVEFGSMKTNGKAIAVHTLIFFTIYSILILAVHVHIYTG, from the coding sequence atggcAGATTGGGGACCCGTACTAATAGGCGTAGTACTGTTCGTGCTGTTGCAACCAGGACTCCTATTTCAGTTGCCCGGAAATGGTAAACAAGTCGAGTTTGGAAGCATGAAAACTAACGGTAAAGCCATCGCTGTTCACACTCTTATCTTTTTCACTATTTATTCCATCCTTATTCTCGCTGTTCATGTTCACATCTACACCGGTTAA